From Nitratidesulfovibrio vulgaris str. Hildenborough, a single genomic window includes:
- a CDS encoding primase-helicase zinc-binding domain-containing protein, translating to MRAPLLERLAARGLQPRKVSTGRGDRGEEFASPCPVCGGRDRFRIWPEQPGGPACAKAGVVGTWFCRQEQKGGDVLEYLLTVERLEWAEACKELGIERTTFVPGRLPAMPKATRKACFQPKPSALPGDIWSAQAGKFVADAHAALLRTPRALAYLAERGLPEAAVRRYRIGYLAGEQGRQGVFRARSAWGLQPKEGKDGKPRTSMFIPRGIIIPAYGPAGQDGAPVRIRIRRPDGDVEQWGDKYMLVEGGCGRTTMLLGEAPRAVVVVEAELDAMLVHHAAGDLVGALAVLTNRGRPDATAHTALQSAASILVALDYDGPGADGWAWWRETYPQAKRWPVPAGKDPGDAFKQGEDLRAWILAGLPPVLAMEHAKARGAAQLSSVEQAPTASSAPAVAPCATAPAPIPTPAAAAASSCGLPPDVLQTVLAFRSLWEGMPVKYVRFNSGGYEWQYPAPWGKRHMARLHELLRRFDATPALWDYFAEHPARIITPDNLLCRARRSNANNANRPHQNDAACC from the coding sequence ATGAGAGCGCCGTTGCTTGAAAGACTTGCTGCCCGTGGTCTGCAGCCCAGAAAGGTGTCCACCGGCAGGGGGGACAGGGGCGAGGAGTTCGCTAGCCCGTGTCCGGTGTGCGGCGGGCGTGACCGCTTCCGCATCTGGCCTGAACAGCCGGGCGGTCCTGCCTGCGCCAAGGCCGGAGTGGTCGGCACATGGTTCTGCCGTCAGGAACAGAAGGGCGGCGATGTGCTCGAGTACCTGCTCACGGTCGAGCGTCTTGAGTGGGCCGAAGCCTGCAAGGAACTGGGCATAGAGCGCACGACCTTCGTACCCGGCAGGCTGCCCGCCATGCCCAAGGCGACCCGCAAGGCCTGCTTCCAGCCGAAGCCCTCGGCCTTACCGGGTGACATCTGGTCAGCCCAGGCAGGTAAGTTCGTGGCCGATGCCCATGCTGCCTTGCTGCGCACGCCCCGGGCGCTGGCCTATCTTGCCGAGCGTGGGCTTCCCGAGGCCGCTGTGCGTCGCTACCGCATTGGCTACCTCGCCGGGGAACAGGGACGGCAGGGCGTCTTTCGCGCTCGCTCTGCGTGGGGTCTTCAGCCCAAGGAAGGCAAAGACGGCAAGCCGAGAACCAGCATGTTCATCCCCCGTGGCATCATCATTCCGGCCTACGGGCCTGCCGGGCAGGATGGCGCGCCGGTGCGTATCCGAATCCGCAGGCCCGACGGCGATGTGGAGCAGTGGGGCGACAAGTACATGCTCGTCGAGGGCGGTTGCGGGCGCACCACGATGCTGCTGGGCGAGGCTCCTCGTGCGGTGGTCGTGGTCGAGGCCGAACTGGACGCCATGCTCGTGCATCATGCCGCTGGCGACCTTGTCGGTGCGCTGGCCGTGCTGACAAACCGGGGCCGTCCTGACGCCACAGCCCACACAGCGTTGCAATCCGCTGCGTCCATCCTCGTGGCACTGGACTACGACGGCCCGGGGGCAGACGGCTGGGCGTGGTGGCGCGAGACCTACCCGCAGGCAAAGCGGTGGCCCGTTCCTGCTGGAAAGGACCCCGGTGACGCCTTCAAGCAGGGTGAGGACCTGCGGGCGTGGATTCTTGCCGGGTTGCCTCCGGTGCTGGCCATGGAACATGCAAAGGCTCGGGGCGCGGCGCAGCTTTCGTCTGTCGAGCAGGCTCCCACAGCGTCCTCCGCACCCGCCGTCGCCCCGTGTGCGACTGCACCCGCACCCATTCCCACCCCGGCGGCTGCTGCCGCATCCTCGTGCGGCCTCCCGCCGGATGTTCTGCAGACGGTGCTGGCCTTCCGTTCCCTGTGGGAGGGCATGCCGGTGAAGTACGTGCGCTTCAACTCCGGCGGGTACGAGTGGCAGTACCCCGCCCCGTGGGGCAAGCGCCACATGGCCCGCCTGCACGAACTGCTTCGGCGTTTCGACGCCACACCGGCCTTGTGGGACTACTTCGCAGAGCACCCCGCCCGCATCATCACCCCGGACAATCTGCTGTGCAGGGCACGGCGTTCCAACGCCAACAACGCCAACAGACCGCATCAAAACGACGCGGCCTGTTGCTGA
- a CDS encoding DNA primase family protein: MHEDRTGDALPEVGAAAPSVPATADMAARVAARVKDEEASRPVAPRDEVPALSDDFILKCLKANRVGDAMLFNALNRGKFVYVKRWGRFIRWAGHHWEEDIMETSQAAVEAVCEAYLRAVSSLSKQADDAVGDEKALLERKREELLKRVSFLRAPSGREQLLRCTHTIADPLAITGDELDQQPFLLACRNGVIDLRTGEFRPGHPDDYVLNACPIEWAGIDAPCPQFERFMYSCHENEAIVSFLQRVFGYGIMGARDDHYWFVFYGARGRNGKDTLLKILTAILGDDLASTIDTALLLDTKQPRSSAGPSPDVLALRGKRMAFATEAEDGQKFAMSKIKWLTGGSNLMARGLQDKLYTTWKQTHLLFLLTNEIPRAKADDDAFWTRTLAVPWKLRFVDHPTTPDERPRDPQMEHKLMKELPGILAWLVRGCLEYQRVGLNPPEEVLACTRERRRAFDDVGRFLTECCEIEQVVEGIEPATRTSATVLLNAFNWWLHKNVDSSYSYSARRLGDILAKKGIPKKKSGGMVYLGVSLLPEVEDEMAADTSSSDASSAKRRKLFD; encoded by the coding sequence ATGCATGAAGATCGTACCGGCGATGCGTTGCCTGAAGTCGGTGCTGCCGCGCCGTCTGTGCCTGCCACGGCTGATATGGCCGCGAGAGTGGCAGCCCGCGTCAAAGATGAAGAGGCGTCACGCCCGGTTGCCCCGAGAGATGAAGTGCCCGCACTCAGTGACGACTTCATACTGAAGTGCCTGAAGGCCAATCGCGTTGGCGACGCCATGCTCTTCAACGCGCTAAACCGAGGAAAGTTCGTCTACGTCAAACGCTGGGGGCGCTTCATCCGCTGGGCCGGGCATCACTGGGAAGAGGACATCATGGAGACCTCACAGGCTGCGGTCGAGGCCGTGTGCGAAGCGTACCTCCGTGCTGTCTCGAGCCTGTCGAAGCAAGCCGACGACGCCGTGGGGGACGAGAAGGCCCTGCTCGAGCGCAAGCGCGAGGAATTGCTCAAGCGTGTCAGCTTCCTTCGGGCACCGTCCGGGCGCGAGCAGCTGCTCCGGTGTACCCACACCATCGCCGACCCCCTTGCCATCACGGGTGATGAACTCGACCAGCAGCCGTTCCTGCTTGCCTGCCGGAACGGGGTCATCGATCTGCGGACAGGGGAGTTCCGCCCCGGCCATCCTGACGACTATGTGCTCAACGCCTGTCCCATCGAATGGGCCGGCATCGATGCGCCGTGCCCGCAGTTCGAGCGGTTCATGTACTCCTGCCATGAGAACGAGGCCATCGTGTCGTTCCTGCAGCGCGTGTTCGGCTACGGCATCATGGGAGCGAGGGATGATCACTACTGGTTCGTGTTTTACGGGGCGCGGGGGCGCAACGGTAAAGACACCCTTCTGAAGATACTGACCGCCATCCTTGGCGATGACCTCGCTTCGACCATCGACACGGCGCTGTTGCTGGATACCAAGCAGCCGCGAAGCAGCGCGGGGCCTTCGCCCGACGTGCTCGCCCTGCGCGGCAAGCGCATGGCCTTCGCCACCGAAGCCGAGGACGGCCAGAAGTTCGCCATGTCCAAGATCAAGTGGCTGACGGGCGGCAGCAACCTCATGGCCCGGGGCCTTCAGGACAAGCTCTACACCACATGGAAGCAGACGCATCTGCTGTTCCTTCTGACCAACGAGATACCGCGCGCCAAGGCCGACGACGACGCCTTCTGGACGCGCACCCTCGCCGTGCCGTGGAAGCTCCGTTTCGTGGATCATCCGACCACGCCTGACGAACGGCCCCGTGATCCACAGATGGAGCACAAGCTGATGAAAGAGCTTCCCGGCATCCTCGCGTGGCTGGTGCGCGGGTGCCTCGAGTACCAGCGTGTCGGACTCAACCCGCCTGAAGAGGTGCTGGCCTGTACGCGCGAGCGGCGCAGAGCCTTCGACGATGTGGGCCGCTTCCTGACCGAGTGCTGCGAGATCGAGCAGGTCGTCGAGGGCATCGAACCTGCCACGCGGACAAGTGCCACGGTGCTGCTCAACGCCTTCAACTGGTGGCTGCACAAGAACGTGGACTCTTCCTACTCGTATAGCGCCCGGCGGCTTGGTGACATCCTCGCCAAGAAGGGCATTCCCAAGAAGAAGTCGGGCGGCATGGTCTACCTTGGCGTCTCGCTTCTGCCCGAGGTCGAGGACGAGATGGCTGCGGATACGAGTTCGTCTGACGCGTCCTCTGCCAAAAGGAGGAAGCTCTTTGACTAG
- a CDS encoding bifunctional folylpolyglutamate synthase/dihydrofolate synthase, with protein MTFRTYGDVVAHLEGLGLFHMDFGLDRMHAALAALDLTRPPYAVAQVVGTNGKGSTSTFLASIAQAHGLRTGLYTSPHFITPRERIRIDGRMLEADQWPLLGNRILDAGGANLTYFEFLTVLGALAFREAGVDMAVIEAGLGGTWDATTALAADILCVTPIGLDHQHVLGPTITAIATDKAGAMREGHVALTAPQCGEAFSALAQAAATRGTRLVQTAATTTLPAGTHLGLAGPHQRDNATLALAAWRTIAATRGWTPSEAAERHGLASAHIAGRFQRVEVRLSDLPVAGVRPADVLPAGFHPSDTHPARILPADSCPSENCPSGDCPAGPPPDVTIPSSIEDTPDADTTNPHPCRSLPFILDGAHNTHGLTALRTALEAQGLRPAAVIFSCLADKDTEALVPLLHDIAAGAPVIVPTIADNERAADGATLARRMGPNARAVPRLHDALHEAARLAGDVTPKHPVLLCGSLYLLAEFFTLRPDLLESPAEATGCAASR; from the coding sequence ATGACGTTCCGCACCTATGGCGACGTTGTCGCCCATCTCGAGGGGCTTGGCCTCTTTCATATGGATTTCGGACTCGACCGGATGCATGCAGCCCTCGCCGCCCTCGACCTCACCCGTCCTCCCTACGCCGTGGCGCAGGTGGTGGGCACCAACGGCAAGGGCTCCACGTCGACCTTTCTCGCCTCCATCGCACAAGCGCACGGGCTGCGCACGGGTCTCTACACCTCTCCCCATTTCATCACACCGCGCGAACGCATCCGCATCGATGGCAGGATGCTCGAGGCCGACCAGTGGCCCCTTCTCGGCAACCGCATCCTCGACGCCGGCGGGGCCAACCTCACCTATTTCGAATTCCTGACCGTCCTCGGGGCTCTCGCCTTCCGAGAGGCAGGGGTGGACATGGCCGTCATCGAGGCGGGACTCGGTGGCACATGGGATGCGACCACGGCCCTTGCCGCCGACATCCTCTGCGTGACGCCCATCGGCCTTGACCACCAGCATGTGCTCGGCCCCACCATCACCGCCATCGCCACCGACAAGGCCGGGGCCATGCGTGAAGGACATGTGGCCCTCACCGCCCCGCAATGCGGTGAGGCGTTCTCGGCCCTTGCACAGGCCGCCGCCACGCGAGGGACTCGGCTGGTACAGACCGCCGCCACGACGACACTCCCCGCCGGGACGCACCTCGGACTCGCAGGCCCCCACCAGCGCGACAACGCGACACTGGCACTGGCCGCATGGCGCACCATCGCAGCCACACGGGGCTGGACGCCTTCCGAAGCGGCTGAACGGCATGGACTCGCCTCGGCGCACATCGCAGGCAGATTCCAGCGTGTCGAGGTGCGCCTCTCCGACCTGCCAGTGGCCGGGGTTCGTCCGGCTGATGTTCTTCCGGCTGGCTTCCATCCTTCCGATACGCATCCGGCCCGTATTCTCCCGGCAGACAGTTGCCCCTCGGAAAATTGCCCTTCGGGAGATTGTCCGGCTGGCCCCCCGCCCGACGTCACTATCCCCTCTTCCATCGAAGATACTCCGGATGCGGACACGACAAACCCGCATCCCTGCCGGTCGCTGCCGTTCATCCTCGACGGGGCGCATAACACCCACGGCCTCACCGCACTGCGCACCGCGCTGGAAGCACAGGGCCTGCGCCCTGCAGCTGTCATCTTCTCGTGTCTCGCCGACAAGGATACGGAGGCCCTCGTGCCGCTGCTGCACGACATCGCCGCCGGTGCCCCTGTCATCGTGCCCACCATCGCCGACAACGAACGTGCAGCTGACGGTGCGACCCTCGCCCGCAGAATGGGGCCAAACGCCCGCGCCGTGCCACGCCTTCATGACGCCCTGCACGAAGCCGCGCGGCTGGCCGGAGACGTGACGCCAAAGCACCCGGTGCTGCTCTGCGGTTCCTTGTATTTGCTGGCCGAGTTCTTTACACTTCGGCCCGACCTTCTCGAATCACCCGCAGAAGCGACCGGTTGCGCTGCATCCCGCTGA
- the selA gene encoding L-seryl-tRNA(Sec) selenium transferase, whose protein sequence is MVATEAMRQAYCTQHDEDFRVNRLFRALPSVDALLTALTTPTHGHDTFADLPRALLRDLVNDFLDARREDIRQGRIDAPESLAAERLLPSLVQSVGRRSRAHFRRVLNGTGVVIHTNLGRSLLAPAATEAVAAACAHYSNLEFDLDTGERGSRYSHVEQLLCRVTGAEAGLVVNNNAAAVLLVLDTLCKGGEVVVSRGQLVEIGGSFRIPDVMEKSGATLREVGATNRTHLRDYENAINEKTVALLRVHTSNYRVVGFHKEVPLDELVALGRARDLPVIEDLGSGSFLDFTPWGLPGEPTVQSVVGAGPDVITFSGDKVLGGPQAGLIVGRRQWIDRIKRNPLNRALRIDKMTLAALEATLRLYLDPERARNEVPTLRMMTASPDELARRARRLAARLRKALGDAARVGTVPGVSRVGGGSFPERDLPTTLVEVAPASCTATVLKTRLLDTDPPLVGRLENDTFRLDPRTLDDVEFAPVATALRQALGL, encoded by the coding sequence ATGGTCGCCACAGAGGCGATGCGACAGGCCTACTGCACCCAACATGACGAGGACTTTCGCGTGAACCGACTGTTCCGGGCCCTGCCATCTGTCGACGCCCTGCTTACGGCACTGACGACGCCGACACACGGCCACGACACTTTCGCCGACCTGCCTCGCGCCCTGCTTCGCGACCTCGTGAACGACTTTCTCGACGCAAGGCGTGAGGACATCCGGCAGGGGCGCATCGACGCCCCCGAAAGCCTTGCCGCCGAAAGACTGCTGCCGTCTCTCGTCCAGTCCGTGGGCAGACGCAGCCGAGCCCATTTCCGGCGCGTGCTCAACGGCACCGGGGTGGTCATCCATACCAACCTCGGCCGTTCGCTTCTCGCCCCCGCCGCCACCGAAGCCGTCGCCGCCGCCTGCGCCCACTACTCCAATCTCGAGTTCGACCTCGACACGGGCGAGAGGGGCAGCCGCTACAGCCATGTCGAGCAGCTTCTGTGTCGTGTCACCGGGGCGGAGGCGGGCCTTGTGGTCAACAACAACGCCGCCGCCGTGCTGCTGGTGCTCGACACGCTGTGCAAGGGGGGCGAGGTGGTCGTCTCGCGCGGGCAGCTGGTGGAGATAGGCGGCAGCTTCCGCATCCCCGATGTCATGGAGAAGAGCGGCGCGACACTGCGCGAGGTCGGCGCCACCAACCGGACGCACCTGCGTGACTATGAGAACGCCATCAACGAGAAAACCGTGGCCCTGCTGCGTGTGCACACCTCGAACTACCGCGTTGTCGGCTTCCACAAGGAAGTGCCGCTCGACGAACTTGTGGCACTGGGGCGCGCCCGCGACCTTCCCGTCATCGAAGACCTCGGCAGCGGCAGCTTTCTCGATTTCACCCCGTGGGGCCTTCCCGGCGAACCCACGGTGCAGTCCGTGGTGGGCGCGGGGCCCGATGTGATCACCTTCTCCGGCGACAAGGTGCTGGGCGGCCCGCAGGCGGGGCTTATCGTTGGACGTCGCCAGTGGATAGACCGCATCAAGCGCAACCCGCTCAACCGTGCCCTGCGCATCGACAAGATGACGCTTGCCGCGCTTGAGGCCACCCTGCGCCTGTACCTCGACCCCGAACGCGCCCGGAACGAAGTCCCCACCCTGCGCATGATGACGGCATCGCCCGATGAACTGGCGCGACGCGCCCGTCGCCTTGCCGCACGGCTGCGCAAGGCGCTGGGCGACGCGGCCCGTGTGGGCACGGTGCCGGGCGTCTCGCGTGTGGGTGGCGGTTCGTTCCCCGAACGCGACCTGCCCACCACCCTCGTGGAGGTGGCCCCCGCCTCCTGCACCGCCACGGTGCTCAAGACGCGCCTTCTGGACACCGACCCGCCGCTGGTCGGCAGGCTGGAGAACGACACCTTCCGCCTCGACCCGCGCACCCTCGACGACGTCGAATTCGCCCCCGTCGCCACTGCCTTGCGGCAGGCACTGGGGCTGTAG
- a CDS encoding aminopeptidase, producing MTLDLAFSTRNCWETYASQTDAAAMNDLATRYVDFLSRCKTERETIDYVVERLRTAGYTENFAHDRVYRVFKGKTVFIARKGRQPLSQGMRLIGAHADTPRLDLKQRPLQEQAGVGQAKTHYYGGIRKYQWLARPLAIHGVVVREDGTTVQVTLGEDVTEPVFTIADLLPHLAQKQSGQTVADAFEAEKLNIVMGHRPQPKPETAGDEADAKDAPEAKDPIKARVLALLHEKYAIREEDLYSAELQAVPAGPARFVGLDGSLVGGYGQDDRICVFAALEALLNAENPAAPQCVLFWDKEEIGSEGSTGAKSKFFEYCVEDLIQSWQPAARFSDVMLNTRAVSADVHAALDPDWQELHEKLNAATMGHGPVFCKFTGHRGKYEANDAHPEYVGWLRGVLNERGIPWQMAELGKVDQGGGGTVAMYLAAYGMDIIDFGPAVLSMHSPFELASVADLYATRLAYTAFLER from the coding sequence ATGACCCTAGACCTTGCCTTCTCCACACGTAATTGCTGGGAGACCTACGCCAGCCAGACAGACGCGGCGGCCATGAACGACCTCGCCACGCGCTATGTAGACTTCCTCTCCCGCTGCAAGACCGAACGCGAGACCATCGACTATGTCGTCGAACGGTTGCGCACGGCTGGCTACACCGAGAACTTCGCCCACGACAGGGTGTACCGCGTCTTCAAGGGCAAGACCGTGTTCATCGCCCGCAAGGGCCGCCAGCCCCTCTCGCAGGGGATGCGCCTCATCGGCGCCCATGCCGATACGCCCCGCCTCGACCTCAAGCAGCGTCCGCTGCAGGAACAGGCAGGGGTGGGACAGGCCAAGACCCACTACTACGGCGGCATCCGCAAGTACCAGTGGCTGGCGCGCCCCCTCGCCATCCACGGCGTCGTGGTGCGTGAAGACGGCACGACCGTGCAGGTGACCCTAGGCGAGGATGTGACAGAACCTGTCTTCACCATCGCCGACCTGCTGCCCCATCTCGCCCAGAAGCAGTCGGGGCAGACCGTGGCCGACGCGTTCGAAGCGGAGAAGCTGAACATCGTCATGGGCCATCGCCCGCAGCCGAAGCCCGAAACCGCCGGTGACGAAGCCGACGCCAAGGACGCGCCGGAGGCCAAAGACCCCATCAAGGCCCGTGTCCTCGCCCTGCTGCACGAGAAGTACGCCATCCGCGAAGAGGACCTCTACTCCGCCGAGTTGCAGGCCGTGCCCGCAGGCCCCGCGCGCTTCGTGGGCCTCGACGGTTCGCTGGTGGGCGGCTACGGGCAGGACGACCGCATCTGCGTCTTCGCTGCGCTCGAAGCCCTGCTCAACGCCGAGAACCCCGCCGCCCCCCAGTGCGTGCTCTTCTGGGACAAGGAGGAGATAGGGTCTGAAGGTTCCACGGGGGCCAAGTCGAAGTTCTTCGAATACTGCGTGGAAGACCTCATCCAGTCGTGGCAGCCCGCGGCGCGCTTCAGCGACGTGATGCTGAACACCCGCGCCGTCTCCGCCGACGTGCACGCCGCCCTCGACCCCGACTGGCAGGAATTGCACGAGAAGCTCAACGCCGCCACGATGGGCCACGGCCCCGTGTTCTGCAAGTTCACCGGACACCGGGGCAAGTACGAGGCCAACGACGCCCACCCCGAATACGTGGGCTGGCTGCGCGGCGTGCTCAACGAACGTGGCATCCCGTGGCAGATGGCCGAACTGGGCAAGGTCGACCAGGGCGGCGGCGGCACCGTTGCCATGTACCTCGCCGCCTATGGCATGGACATCATCGACTTCGGCCCTGCCGTACTCTCCATGCACAGCCCCTTCGAACTCGCCAGCGTGGCCGACCTGTATGCCACACGACTCGCCTATACGGCGTTCCTCGAACGCTGA
- a CDS encoding iron-containing alcohol dehydrogenase, with translation MLDFTFHVPTRIVFGAGRLEELGRLPLPGVKPLVVVGAGGSMRRHGHLDRVLALLRQNGCEPMLFERVRPNPSLVHVDEGACVARANGCDFIVGLGGGSPIDAAKAIALAAANGGSYWDYIQSGTGGRRTPQHPALPVVAIPTTAGTGTEADPWTVVTRDETQEKIGWGNDSTYPVLSIVDPALTITVPPRITAMTGMDAFFHAVEAYLSLSRQPSSDLLALEAVSLLAQFLPQAVRQGDSVEVRSMVSWASTAAGLCESLSSCIAHHSMEHALSAYHPDLPHGAGLVMLSLPFFEVMARVQPKRCADLAATMGMPLHGLPPAQQGMAFVEGLRLLIRAVGLDDLRLADHGITAAEIPALAKNARETMGALFPLTPVDLRPEDVEAIFAKALAGPTA, from the coding sequence ATGCTCGACTTCACCTTCCATGTCCCCACCCGTATCGTGTTCGGTGCAGGCAGGCTCGAAGAACTGGGCAGGCTGCCGCTGCCCGGCGTCAAGCCTCTGGTGGTCGTCGGTGCAGGTGGTTCCATGCGGCGTCACGGGCACCTGGACAGGGTGCTCGCCCTGCTGCGCCAGAACGGCTGCGAACCGATGCTCTTCGAGCGCGTCAGACCCAATCCCTCGCTGGTGCACGTGGACGAAGGGGCGTGCGTGGCACGCGCCAACGGCTGTGACTTCATCGTCGGCCTCGGCGGCGGCAGCCCCATCGACGCGGCCAAGGCCATCGCCCTTGCCGCAGCCAACGGTGGCAGCTACTGGGACTACATCCAGAGTGGCACAGGCGGCCGCCGCACCCCGCAGCACCCTGCGCTGCCCGTCGTCGCCATTCCGACCACGGCGGGCACGGGCACCGAAGCCGACCCGTGGACGGTGGTGACCCGTGACGAGACACAGGAGAAAATCGGCTGGGGCAACGACTCGACCTACCCGGTGCTGTCCATCGTCGACCCCGCGCTTACCATCACCGTCCCGCCCCGCATCACCGCCATGACAGGCATGGATGCCTTCTTCCACGCCGTGGAAGCATATCTTTCCCTCTCGCGCCAGCCCTCAAGCGACCTGCTGGCACTGGAGGCCGTGAGCCTGCTGGCGCAATTCCTGCCACAGGCCGTCCGTCAGGGCGACAGCGTCGAGGTGCGTTCGATGGTCTCGTGGGCCAGCACCGCCGCTGGGCTGTGCGAATCGCTCTCTTCCTGCATCGCGCACCATTCGATGGAACACGCCCTCAGCGCCTACCACCCCGACCTGCCGCACGGCGCGGGCCTCGTGATGCTCTCGCTGCCGTTCTTCGAGGTCATGGCGCGGGTGCAACCCAAGCGTTGCGCCGACCTCGCCGCCACCATGGGGATGCCGTTGCATGGGCTGCCTCCGGCACAGCAGGGCATGGCCTTCGTCGAAGGGCTACGGTTGCTCATCCGCGCCGTGGGCCTCGATGACCTGCGCCTTGCCGACCATGGCATCACCGCCGCAGAGATTCCCGCGCTGGCGAAGAACGCCCGCGAGACCATGGGGGCGCTCTTTCCCCTGACGCCGGTGGACTTGCGCCCCGAAGACGTCGAAGCCATCTTCGCCAAGGCCCTCGCGGGCCCGACGGCCTGA
- a CDS encoding AraC family transcriptional regulator, which translates to MQPSHDVRFWRDADLPDLEVKRVVRSSHSYPRHTHDTYVVGAMEEGASYCLGATRSSAVVAAGQLCLINPGQVHTGEPLRDVLPTFRMFYVEQAWVRRLASELTGRDAHEPEFDAIVRADREMLDAFMLCSHAIMRGAERLAKESAMVRAFSLLLTRGAALRAEPALRRSPASRHAGHMAVLRVREHLSAHLGGNVSLEDLAGATGLSRYHLLRVFRSATGMTPHAYHLQLRVEKAKHLLRSGWTPAEAAADTGFADQSHFTNTFRRFVGATPGQYLNG; encoded by the coding sequence ATGCAGCCAAGCCATGACGTACGCTTCTGGCGCGACGCCGACCTCCCCGACCTCGAAGTCAAGCGTGTCGTGCGCAGTTCACACAGCTACCCCAGACATACCCATGACACGTATGTCGTGGGTGCCATGGAAGAAGGGGCCAGCTACTGTCTGGGGGCCACCCGGTCGAGTGCCGTCGTCGCAGCGGGGCAGTTGTGCCTCATCAATCCGGGGCAGGTCCACACAGGCGAACCCTTGCGGGACGTGCTCCCCACCTTTCGCATGTTCTACGTCGAACAGGCGTGGGTGAGGCGTCTTGCCAGCGAACTCACCGGGCGCGACGCCCATGAACCGGAGTTCGACGCCATCGTCCGCGCCGACCGCGAGATGCTCGACGCCTTCATGCTGTGCAGCCACGCCATCATGCGGGGTGCGGAACGCCTCGCGAAGGAATCCGCCATGGTGCGGGCCTTCTCGTTGCTGCTCACCCGCGGTGCGGCCCTGCGTGCGGAACCGGCCCTGCGCCGTTCTCCGGCTTCGCGCCATGCCGGTCACATGGCGGTGTTGCGTGTGCGCGAACACCTCTCCGCCCATCTCGGCGGCAACGTCTCGCTGGAGGACCTCGCGGGGGCCACGGGCCTCAGCCGGTACCACCTGCTACGGGTGTTCCGGTCTGCCACGGGCATGACGCCCCACGCCTACCACCTGCAATTGCGCGTGGAGAAGGCCAAGCACCTGCTACGTTCCGGCTGGACGCCAGCCGAGGCGGCGGCAGACACCGGGTTCGCCGACCAGAGTCACTTCACCAACACCTTCCGCCGTTTCGTGGGGGCCACGCCCGGCCAATACCTCAACGGGTGA